The bacterium genome contains the following window.
GACAAAGCGGTTGAGATGGATATCCAGAAAGTGTTGGACAAGATCCAGGCCATTACACATCCTGACGATTTCGTTTCCTTCACCGGGGGCGAGCCCCTGCTGCAAACAGAGTTCATTGCGGCCCTGATCCCGAAATTGAAAAAGCATGGTTGCCGGCTGTACCTGGAGACCAACGGCACCTTGCCCGATGAGTTGGCAAATATCATCACTGGTTTGGATGTGGTGGCAATGGACATCAAGCCGCCCTCGGCCTGCGGGAAAGACATCTGGAAAGTACAGCAGCAGTTCCTGCAGACCGCCAGGGACAAGGCCTTCGTAAAAATGGTGATCTGCAACCAGACCACGGCAGATGAAGTGGAAAAGGCCGCCAGGATGATCGCCGCAGTTGACAAGAAAATCGTTTTGATCCTCCAGCCGGCCG
Protein-coding sequences here:
- a CDS encoding 7-carboxy-7-deazaguanine synthase QueE, with protein sequence MTVNARIAEIFHSLQGEGLYLGEPTTFVRFAGCNLDCSYCDTPLAKAGDKAVEMDIQKVLDKIQAITHPDDFVSFTGGEPLLQTEFIAALIPKLKKHGCRLYLETNGTLPDELANIITGLDVVAMDIKPPSACGKDIWKVQQQFLQTARDKAFVKMVICNQTTADEVEKAARMIAAVDKKIVLILQPA